In Dysgonomonadaceae bacterium zrk40, one genomic interval encodes:
- a CDS encoding Rne/Rng family ribonuclease, with protein sequence MTSELVVDVQPKEITIAVLEDKKLVELQQESQEGSFAVGNIYLGKVKKLMPALNAAFVNVGHKKDAFLHYLDLGVEFNSILDFQKMVEDKKKIPQLQKMKLKPDIDKEGSISDILKVGQEILVQIAKEPISTKGPRLTAEISFAGRFMVLIPFIDRVSVSQKIKSREERARLRQLIQSIKPKNYGVIIRTNAEGKRVADLDAELKVLVKRWEENVGKIMKAKAPSLIFEETGRTVALLRDIFSPSFEQIHVNDKDVSRQIAEYVSIIAPERKNVVKDYSGALPILDNFGITKQIKSLFGKTVTFKNGAYLIIEHTEALHVIDVNSGNRNKSKLGQEESAYEVNLAAAEEIARQLRLRDMGGIIVIDFIDMSKGEHRNKLLAKMQELMSSDRARHNILPLSKFGLMQITRQRVRPEMEVTTSEECPTCFGKGKIKASILFTDTLEGKIDYLVNKLKVKKFSLHIHPYVAAYVQQGLFSLKFKWRKKHNVGLKVIPDQKLGFLQYVFYDKDGNEIDLKEEIEMK encoded by the coding sequence GTGACAAGCGAACTTGTGGTGGATGTTCAACCAAAAGAGATTACCATTGCCGTTCTCGAAGACAAAAAGTTGGTAGAATTGCAACAGGAAAGCCAAGAGGGTTCTTTTGCGGTTGGTAACATCTATCTGGGCAAAGTAAAAAAACTGATGCCCGCCCTTAACGCTGCATTTGTGAACGTGGGACACAAAAAGGACGCTTTTCTTCACTATTTGGATTTAGGGGTTGAATTCAACTCTATTCTGGATTTCCAGAAGATGGTTGAAGACAAGAAAAAGATTCCACAGCTTCAGAAGATGAAGTTGAAACCCGATATCGATAAGGAAGGATCCATCTCGGACATCCTCAAGGTGGGGCAGGAGATACTGGTTCAGATAGCCAAAGAACCTATATCCACCAAAGGCCCCCGTCTGACGGCCGAGATCTCGTTCGCGGGTCGTTTTATGGTGTTGATTCCATTCATCGACCGTGTATCGGTATCGCAAAAGATCAAATCGCGCGAGGAGCGCGCCCGACTCAGACAGCTTATACAGAGCATCAAACCCAAGAACTATGGCGTCATCATTCGAACGAACGCCGAAGGCAAGAGGGTTGCTGACCTCGATGCAGAGCTGAAGGTGTTGGTGAAACGATGGGAAGAGAATGTCGGAAAGATAATGAAAGCCAAAGCCCCCTCCCTCATTTTTGAGGAGACAGGTCGTACTGTGGCATTATTGCGCGATATTTTTAGTCCCTCTTTCGAACAAATTCACGTCAACGACAAGGACGTGAGCAGACAGATCGCCGAATATGTGAGCATCATCGCACCGGAACGAAAGAACGTGGTCAAAGACTACTCCGGGGCATTGCCCATCCTAGACAATTTCGGGATCACCAAGCAGATCAAATCGCTCTTTGGAAAAACTGTTACATTCAAGAACGGTGCCTACCTCATCATTGAGCATACGGAAGCCCTGCACGTAATCGATGTGAACAGCGGTAATCGCAACAAATCGAAGCTGGGACAGGAGGAAAGTGCCTATGAAGTGAACCTGGCTGCTGCCGAGGAGATTGCCCGACAGCTGCGGCTGAGGGACATGGGTGGCATCATCGTGATTGACTTCATTGACATGAGTAAGGGTGAGCATCGTAACAAACTGCTCGCCAAGATGCAGGAACTGATGTCTAGCGACCGTGCCAGACACAACATTTTGCCATTGAGTAAGTTCGGGTTAATGCAGATCACGCGTCAGCGTGTGCGCCCCGAAATGGAAGTTACCACAAGCGAAGAGTGCCCCACTTGCTTTGGTAAAGGAAAGATTAAGGCTTCGATCTTGTTCACCGATACACTGGAGGGAAAGATCGATTACTTGGTCAACAAGCTAAAAGTGAAGAAATTCAGTCTGCACATACACCCTTATGTTGCAGCGTACGTTCAGCAAGGATTGTTTTCGTTAAAGTTCAAATGGAGAAAAAAACACAATGTAGGATTGAAAGTGATTCCCGATCAAAAGCTGGGATTCCTGCAATATGTTTTCTATGACAAAGACGGAAACGAGATTGACCTGAAGGAAGAGATTGAAATGAAATAA
- a CDS encoding fumarate reductase/succinate dehydrogenase flavoprotein subunit → MNKFDAKIPKGPLAEKWTNYKNHQKLVNPANKRRLDIIVVGTGLAGASAAASLGEMGFKVHNFCIQDSPRRAHSIAAQGGINAAKNYPNDGDSVYRLFYDTIKGGDYRAREANVYRLAEVSNSIIDQCVAQGVPFAREYGGLLDNRSFGGAQVSRTFYARGQTGQQLLLGAYSALSRAIHKKQVELYTRYEMVDLVIIDGRARGIIARNLVTGKLERFAAHAVVIATGGYGNTFFLSTNAMTSNGSAAWQCYKKGAYFANPCMAQIHPTCIPVHGEFQSKLTLMSESLRNDGRIWVPKKLEDAQAIREGKLKPTQIKEEDRDYYLERRYPAFGNLVPRDVASRAAKERCDAGYGVGNTGLAVYLDFADAIERLGRDVVEARYGNLFQMYEKIVDDNPYETPMMIYPAIHYTMGGIWVDYELMTSIPGLFAIGEANFSDHGANRLGASALMQGLADGYFVLPYTIQNYLADQINVPRFKTDAPEFAQAEKEINDRIERLMNIKGKHSVDHIHKELGHIMWDFVGMGRDAEGLKGAIEKLQALKKDFWTNLRIPGNKETLNVELEKALRLADFIEIGELMAHDALDREESCGGHFRLEHQTPEGEALRHDDQFAYVSCWEYQGEEKAPVMFKEPLEYEFVERQQRNYKS, encoded by the coding sequence ATGAACAAATTTGACGCTAAAATACCCAAGGGACCTCTCGCTGAGAAATGGACCAACTACAAGAACCATCAGAAACTGGTCAACCCGGCCAACAAGCGCCGCCTCGATATCATCGTGGTAGGCACAGGACTTGCAGGTGCTTCCGCTGCCGCCTCACTGGGTGAGATGGGCTTCAAGGTGCACAACTTCTGCATCCAGGACTCACCCCGTCGTGCGCACTCCATCGCCGCACAGGGGGGTATCAACGCTGCCAAGAACTATCCAAATGACGGAGACTCGGTTTATCGTCTCTTTTACGATACCATCAAGGGAGGCGACTACCGCGCCCGTGAAGCCAACGTTTACCGCCTGGCGGAGGTCTCCAACAGCATCATTGACCAGTGCGTGGCTCAGGGGGTTCCCTTTGCACGAGAATATGGAGGCCTGCTCGACAACCGTTCTTTCGGCGGGGCACAGGTTTCCCGCACCTTTTATGCGCGCGGTCAGACCGGCCAGCAGCTGCTGCTAGGTGCCTACTCCGCACTAAGCCGCGCCATCCACAAGAAACAGGTGGAACTTTACACCCGCTATGAGATGGTAGACCTGGTAATCATTGATGGTCGTGCCCGCGGCATCATCGCCCGCAACCTGGTAACCGGTAAGTTGGAACGGTTTGCAGCCCACGCGGTGGTGATCGCCACCGGTGGCTATGGCAACACCTTCTTTCTCTCTACCAACGCCATGACCTCAAACGGATCGGCCGCCTGGCAGTGCTACAAGAAAGGCGCTTACTTTGCCAATCCCTGTATGGCACAGATTCACCCCACCTGCATCCCGGTGCATGGTGAGTTTCAGTCGAAGCTGACACTCATGTCGGAATCGCTCCGCAACGATGGGCGAATCTGGGTACCCAAAAAGCTGGAAGATGCACAGGCAATCCGCGAAGGAAAGCTGAAGCCAACCCAGATCAAAGAAGAGGACCGTGACTACTATTTGGAACGACGCTATCCCGCCTTCGGGAACCTGGTGCCACGCGATGTGGCTTCACGTGCCGCCAAGGAACGATGCGATGCCGGCTATGGTGTAGGAAACACCGGACTGGCTGTCTACCTCGACTTTGCCGATGCCATAGAACGTCTGGGCAGAGATGTGGTGGAAGCACGCTACGGAAACCTTTTCCAGATGTATGAGAAAATCGTGGACGACAACCCCTACGAGACACCCATGATGATCTATCCCGCTATTCACTACACCATGGGCGGTATCTGGGTGGATTACGAGCTTATGACCTCCATCCCTGGCCTCTTCGCAATTGGTGAAGCCAACTTCTCCGACCACGGCGCTAACCGCCTCGGGGCCTCTGCGTTGATGCAGGGGTTGGCAGACGGTTATTTCGTGCTCCCCTACACCATCCAGAACTATTTGGCCGACCAGATCAACGTTCCCCGCTTCAAGACCGATGCACCCGAGTTCGCACAGGCCGAGAAGGAGATCAACGACCGCATTGAACGGCTGATGAATATCAAGGGTAAACACTCAGTCGACCATATCCACAAAGAGCTTGGACACATCATGTGGGATTTCGTGGGCATGGGTCGTGATGCCGAAGGATTGAAGGGTGCTATCGAAAAACTTCAGGCATTGAAGAAGGACTTCTGGACCAACCTGCGTATCCCCGGCAATAAGGAAACGCTCAATGTGGAGTTGGAAAAAGCACTGCGGCTTGCCGACTTCATCGAAATCGGCGAGTTGATGGCTCACGATGCCCTCGACCGTGAAGAATCGTGCGGTGGTCATTTCCGTCTTGAACACCAGACACCCGAAGGAGAGGCGCTGCGTCATGACGACCAGTTTGCTTATGTCTCATGCTGGGAGTATCAGGGTGAGGAAAAAGCTCCTGTGATGTTCAAGGAACCGCTCGAGTATGAGTTTGTTGAACGTCAGCAACGTAACTACAAATCGTAA
- a CDS encoding PorT family protein, whose protein sequence is MMKTKKMIRTSLFILTTLMLTPTLFGQIRFGVKADVGLNNPSFDSEALQVENMTSYSIGPSLEAMFPFAVIDFGIEASLLYNDNRMTVSNLTDGESATTNDVSNRYLYLPLNAKIKFGLGMLPLRMYAVAGPYAGYLISGDGIDLEDMQQDLKAKEFQAGANIGLGLELFKMLQVGVNYGVQLTDNYAVERPNWQDPLNGKTETWSINATLYF, encoded by the coding sequence ATGATGAAAACAAAGAAAATGATTCGTACAAGTTTATTTATCCTAACCACACTCATGCTTACCCCAACCCTTTTTGGCCAGATACGATTTGGAGTGAAGGCAGACGTAGGACTAAACAATCCTAGTTTTGACAGTGAAGCTTTGCAGGTGGAAAACATGACCTCTTACAGCATCGGCCCCTCCCTTGAGGCGATGTTTCCATTTGCTGTGATCGACTTCGGCATCGAGGCATCACTGCTCTACAATGACAACCGGATGACTGTCTCCAACCTGACCGACGGGGAGAGCGCCACAACGAACGACGTATCTAACCGTTACCTCTACCTTCCTCTCAACGCCAAGATCAAATTCGGACTGGGAATGCTCCCCTTGCGAATGTATGCAGTGGCCGGCCCTTACGCCGGATACCTGATTTCGGGTGATGGAATCGATTTGGAAGATATGCAACAGGATCTCAAAGCAAAGGAGTTCCAGGCAGGAGCTAACATCGGGCTGGGATTGGAACTCTTCAAGATGTTACAGGTAGGCGTTAATTATGGTGTACAACTAACCGACAACTACGCAGTGGAACGTCCGAATTGGCAAGACCCCCTGAATGGCAAGACGGAGACTTGGAGTATCAACGCCACTCTCTACTTTTAA
- a CDS encoding succinate dehydrogenase/fumarate reductase iron-sulfur subunit yields MDKDINIKVKVWRQNGPKEKGHFETYALENISQGSSFLEMLDILNEQLINEGKEPVVFDHDCREGICGMCSLYINGHPHGPDTGITTCQLHMRRFNNGDTITVEPWRSAGFPIIKDLMVDRTAFDKIIQAGGYISVNTGGIPDANAIPIPRDDAEMAMDAAACIGCGACVAACKNGSAMLFVSAKVSQFALLPQGRVEAARRAKSMVAKMDELGFGNCTNTGACEVECPKNISISNIARLNREFLKAKFKD; encoded by the coding sequence ATGGATAAAGATATCAACATAAAAGTAAAAGTGTGGCGCCAGAACGGACCGAAAGAGAAGGGACACTTTGAAACCTACGCACTGGAAAATATTTCTCAGGGAAGCTCTTTCCTGGAAATGCTCGACATCCTCAACGAGCAGCTGATCAACGAGGGTAAGGAACCGGTGGTGTTTGACCATGACTGCCGTGAAGGCATCTGCGGCATGTGCAGCCTTTACATCAACGGGCATCCGCATGGCCCCGACACCGGTATCACAACCTGCCAACTCCACATGCGCCGCTTCAACAACGGCGATACGATCACGGTAGAGCCTTGGCGCTCCGCTGGCTTCCCCATCATCAAGGACCTGATGGTGGACCGCACCGCATTCGACAAGATCATACAGGCGGGAGGTTACATCTCCGTCAACACCGGTGGCATACCTGACGCCAATGCAATACCCATCCCGCGCGATGATGCTGAAATGGCCATGGACGCGGCCGCCTGCATCGGTTGCGGTGCATGTGTCGCTGCCTGTAAGAACGGATCGGCAATGCTCTTTGTCTCGGCCAAGGTAAGTCAGTTCGCCCTCCTCCCACAAGGACGGGTGGAAGCGGCCCGTCGTGCCAAATCGATGGTGGCCAAGATGGACGAGCTGGGCTTCGGCAACTGCACCAACACCGGTGCCTGCGAGGTGGAGTGCCCCAAGAATATCTCCATCAGCAATATTGCCCGTCTAAATCGTGAGTTCCTAAAGGCGAAGTTCAAGGATTAA
- a CDS encoding integration host factor subunit beta, which translates to MTKADIVNEIAKNTGVDKASVLATVESFMEVVKDSLASNENVYLRGFGSFIVKKRAQKTARNISKNTTIIIPEHNIPAFKPARTFVTQVKETK; encoded by the coding sequence ATGACCAAGGCAGACATTGTAAATGAAATTGCAAAAAACACCGGAGTAGACAAAGCATCGGTATTGGCAACGGTTGAATCTTTTATGGAAGTGGTGAAAGATTCATTAGCAAGCAACGAAAACGTCTATTTGAGAGGATTTGGCAGCTTTATCGTGAAGAAAAGAGCACAGAAAACTGCACGAAACATCTCAAAGAACACAACCATCATCATTCCTGAGCACAACATTCCTGCTTTTAAACCTGCAAGAACTTTTGTTACACAGGTGAAGGAAACCAAATAA
- the priA gene encoding primosomal protein N' — translation MQVDVILPLPLPGMFTYSLPPEMEQGAMVGQRAVVPFGKRKHYTGIIARIHNQPTEGFNIRDIHSLLDEKPVVTPQQLKLWEWVSYYYMSPLGDVCKAALPTLMKPKDLTNRYQPKEVLFYRLNKEVEASTADNVLKRAKKQAALLASLRSMLSSSKRQMISRDELSMLPGYNPALLKGLIEKGIVTVLTQQRSRLTDVKEPLRKPYSLSEAQQQAMKQLNELLTEKETVLLHGVTSGGKTEIYIHLIDKTLKEGKQTLFLLPEIALTTQLTQRLHDVFGNKLGIYHSGIGDNERTEIWQKMLSENPYEVIIGARSSLFLPYRKLGLVIVDEEHESSYKQQDPSPRYHARNTAIMLAHFTGAKTILGSATPSVESYYNCSTGKYGLVTLSERFNGVKMPRIEIVNTRELRKRRKMTSILSPVLIDEMKTALEKGEQIILFRNRRGFAPVLECKECAWTPKCSHCDVTLTLHNHPRRLVCHYCNRTYSVPTACPACEAEKLEPHGLGTEQLEEEVRNLFPGSIVARMDADTTRGKHDYEKIIHDFQNKKIDILVGTQMLSKGLDFEAVKVVGILSADSLINHPDFRSHERGFQLMVQAAGRSGRKKTQGIVLIQSADSQQAIYHHVMYHDYKSFFNEELTERKQFGYPPYTRLLRITVKHSKETLAVSAANELATLLRRELMERVLGPSRPYVARVKQQHLREILLKLETGYSPQRVRNLLTEAEKVIHKRLEYKYMAFSYDVDPM, via the coding sequence ATGCAGGTGGATGTAATCCTTCCGTTGCCCCTGCCCGGGATGTTCACCTATTCACTGCCGCCCGAGATGGAGCAGGGAGCGATGGTAGGTCAACGGGCAGTGGTTCCCTTCGGCAAACGTAAGCATTACACGGGCATCATCGCACGTATCCACAATCAGCCTACAGAGGGATTCAACATCAGGGATATACATTCTCTCCTTGATGAGAAACCTGTGGTCACCCCCCAGCAGTTGAAGCTTTGGGAGTGGGTTTCATACTACTATATGTCTCCGTTGGGAGATGTGTGCAAAGCTGCACTCCCCACATTGATGAAACCTAAGGATCTTACCAACCGCTATCAACCCAAAGAGGTGCTTTTCTACCGACTTAACAAAGAAGTCGAAGCCTCGACTGCAGACAACGTCCTGAAAAGAGCAAAAAAACAGGCGGCACTCCTCGCATCGCTGCGCTCAATGCTATCCTCCTCCAAGCGGCAGATGATTAGCAGAGATGAACTTTCCATGCTCCCGGGCTACAATCCTGCACTCCTGAAAGGACTTATCGAAAAAGGTATTGTAACGGTGCTAACGCAGCAACGAAGCCGGCTGACCGATGTTAAGGAACCGCTGCGTAAACCCTACTCGCTGAGTGAAGCGCAGCAACAGGCAATGAAACAGTTGAATGAGCTCCTTACAGAAAAGGAGACTGTGCTACTCCATGGGGTTACCTCCGGCGGCAAGACTGAGATCTACATCCACCTGATCGATAAGACTTTGAAAGAGGGGAAACAGACACTCTTTCTGCTGCCCGAAATTGCTCTGACTACCCAGCTAACACAGCGACTACACGATGTCTTCGGCAATAAGTTGGGTATTTACCACTCAGGCATCGGAGACAACGAGCGTACCGAGATCTGGCAGAAGATGTTATCTGAGAATCCCTATGAGGTCATCATCGGAGCGCGCTCCTCTCTGTTCCTTCCCTATCGTAAACTAGGACTGGTAATTGTGGATGAGGAACATGAGTCTAGCTACAAGCAGCAGGATCCCTCACCGCGGTATCATGCACGTAACACTGCAATCATGCTAGCCCACTTCACGGGCGCAAAAACCATACTAGGTTCGGCAACCCCATCAGTGGAATCATACTACAACTGCAGCACAGGTAAATATGGATTGGTCACACTCTCAGAACGGTTCAACGGGGTGAAGATGCCACGCATAGAGATCGTGAACACACGGGAACTGCGAAAGCGGAGAAAGATGACATCAATCCTCAGTCCAGTGCTGATTGATGAAATGAAAACCGCCTTGGAGAAAGGTGAACAGATAATTCTATTCCGCAACCGAAGGGGTTTTGCTCCTGTCCTGGAATGTAAGGAGTGTGCCTGGACTCCCAAGTGCAGCCACTGCGACGTGACACTCACCCTGCACAATCACCCCAGACGACTGGTATGTCACTATTGCAACAGAACTTACTCTGTTCCCACAGCATGTCCCGCCTGTGAAGCTGAAAAGCTTGAGCCACACGGATTGGGCACGGAACAACTGGAAGAGGAGGTGCGAAATCTTTTTCCCGGAAGCATCGTAGCACGAATGGATGCCGACACCACTCGCGGCAAACATGATTATGAAAAGATCATTCATGATTTTCAGAATAAAAAGATTGATATATTGGTCGGCACACAGATGCTCTCCAAGGGGCTTGATTTTGAAGCTGTGAAGGTGGTGGGAATCCTTTCAGCAGATTCCCTCATCAACCACCCCGATTTCCGTTCACACGAACGCGGTTTTCAGCTGATGGTACAGGCTGCAGGGCGCTCGGGACGAAAAAAAACACAAGGAATCGTACTCATACAAAGTGCGGACTCGCAGCAAGCCATTTATCACCACGTAATGTACCACGACTATAAAAGCTTCTTCAATGAAGAGCTAACCGAGCGAAAACAATTCGGTTATCCCCCCTATACAAGGTTGCTTCGCATCACGGTAAAACACAGTAAGGAGACCTTGGCTGTATCGGCAGCGAACGAGCTGGCCACACTGCTAAGAAGAGAGTTGATGGAGCGCGTTCTGGGTCCAAGTAGGCCTTACGTGGCACGGGTAAAACAACAACACCTCCGGGAGATTCTGCTGAAATTGGAAACAGGATACTCACCGCAACGGGTTCGCAACCTATTGACAGAAGCAGAGAAAGTTATTCATAAAAGATTGGAGTACAAATATATGGCATTCAGTTATGATGTAGACCCAATGTAA
- the mutY gene encoding A/G-specific adenine glycosylase produces the protein MEKEYSDRVMLHPITIHLMNWYSEHKRELPWRESNDPYHIWISEVILQQTRVDQGIGYYRRFIDRFPDVATLAVANEEEVLKMWQGLGYYSRARNLHQAARQIITLHNGNLPSNYQELISLKGIGKYTAAAVASIAFNQPHAVLDGNVFRVLTRLFAIETPIDSPIGMKMIDEVAQSLIPKADPGGYNQAIMDFGALICTPLQPGCNNCVLRDICMAFAKGDVTVYPVKERKTKIRNRYFHYFHILNGNHTYLQKRDKPGIWRNLYELPLIETMQTSNLMQLKQTDAFRQLFPELRGLFFEPSLTLRHQLTHQLIHTQFYQVVIPPEHTFSPPPTLLITPCKELHNYPVSRLTHKYLETINKNDCGFQKNL, from the coding sequence ATGGAAAAAGAATATTCAGACCGCGTGATGCTTCACCCCATCACCATCCACCTGATGAACTGGTACAGTGAGCACAAAAGAGAGTTGCCCTGGAGGGAGAGCAACGACCCCTACCACATCTGGATCTCGGAGGTGATTCTACAGCAGACACGAGTTGACCAGGGCATCGGCTACTACCGGCGTTTCATCGATCGATTCCCTGATGTTGCGACGCTTGCCGTCGCAAATGAGGAAGAGGTGTTGAAGATGTGGCAGGGGCTCGGATATTATTCACGGGCACGCAACCTCCACCAGGCAGCCCGCCAGATCATCACTCTTCACAACGGAAACCTTCCCTCCAATTACCAGGAGTTAATCTCTTTGAAGGGTATTGGAAAGTATACTGCGGCAGCTGTGGCTTCGATTGCTTTTAACCAACCGCATGCTGTGTTGGATGGCAATGTATTCAGGGTCCTGACACGGCTCTTCGCCATTGAAACGCCAATTGACTCTCCTATCGGCATGAAGATGATTGATGAAGTAGCACAATCACTTATACCGAAAGCGGATCCGGGAGGCTACAACCAGGCAATCATGGATTTCGGTGCATTGATCTGCACCCCCCTTCAACCTGGCTGCAACAATTGTGTGCTACGGGATATCTGCATGGCATTCGCCAAGGGAGACGTCACGGTTTACCCGGTAAAAGAACGAAAAACAAAGATTCGCAATCGTTACTTCCATTATTTTCACATCCTGAATGGCAATCACACTTACCTGCAAAAAAGAGACAAGCCAGGCATATGGAGGAACCTGTATGAATTGCCGCTGATTGAGACAATGCAAACTTCCAATTTGATGCAGCTGAAGCAGACAGATGCATTCAGACAACTGTTTCCTGAATTGAGGGGGCTTTTCTTTGAACCCTCGCTCACTTTACGCCACCAACTGACTCATCAACTCATCCACACCCAATTTTATCAGGTAGTGATCCCCCCGGAGCATACCTTCTCACCGCCCCCGACACTATTGATCACCCCTTGCAAGGAGCTCCATAACTATCCTGTATCCCGACTTACGCACAAGTACCTCGAAACAATTAACAAAAATGATTGCGGTTTTCAAAAAAATCTGTAA
- a CDS encoding succinate dehydrogenase/fumarate reductase cytochrome b subunit gives MSWLIDSSIGRKFVQSISGLFLVLFLLFHMSMNLVLIFSYDTYNFLANEVLGANWWAIAGTAVIALGFVIHIVYAIILTLQNMKARGKDRYASSSKTDTTWSSQNMFVLGVFILLFLILHLYQMWYQMQFKELFMIEGARHDGAQLVEEVFSNIWVVVAYVIAFVALWYHLLHGFWSALHTAGLNNTIWMKRIKVLSNVVASVISLGFIVVAIAVHLGYSNLLG, from the coding sequence ATGAGTTGGTTAATTGATTCATCTATCGGACGGAAATTTGTGCAAAGTATTTCCGGCCTGTTCCTGGTCCTGTTCCTGCTGTTCCACATGTCGATGAACCTGGTACTGATCTTCAGCTACGACACCTACAATTTCCTCGCCAACGAGGTGTTGGGTGCCAACTGGTGGGCCATTGCCGGTACAGCCGTCATCGCGCTGGGCTTCGTGATCCACATCGTTTACGCAATCATCCTCACGCTGCAAAACATGAAAGCAAGGGGTAAGGATCGCTATGCCTCCTCGAGCAAGACAGACACCACATGGTCATCGCAGAATATGTTCGTGCTGGGAGTTTTCATCCTGTTGTTCCTGATCCTGCACCTCTATCAGATGTGGTACCAGATGCAATTCAAGGAACTCTTCATGATTGAAGGCGCCCGCCACGACGGTGCACAGCTGGTGGAAGAAGTCTTCTCCAATATCTGGGTGGTAGTGGCGTACGTAATCGCCTTTGTAGCCCTCTGGTACCACTTGCTACACGGCTTCTGGAGTGCACTCCACACTGCAGGACTAAACAACACCATCTGGATGAAACGAATCAAGGTGCTGAGCAACGTCGTTGCATCCGTGATCTCCCTCGGATTCATCGTTGTGGCCATTGCCGTTCACCTGGGATATTCCAACCTGTTAGGATAA